In Cyanobacteria bacterium FACHB-DQ100, the DNA window ACCCTTTACAAAGCCTGGAAAACTGGACAAACCGGATTCCCAATCGTTGATGCTGCCGCTCGTTGCTTGGAAGCCACAGGCGGATGGATGGCAATGAATTTTCGATCGCGTGCTTTGTACTCAAGCTTTCTGAGTAATTTACTTGGAATCGATTGGCGTTACGGAGCGCTCCATTTCATGCGACATCTAATCGATGGGGATTGCCCGATCGATCACTATCAATGGGCAATGCAGGCAGGTGTAACGCATTGCTTAGATAAAAGCTGGACTCGCATTTACAATCCTGAGCAAGCCGCCGTCGATCGCTGCGATCCCGATGGTGAATTCATTAAAAAATGGGTTCCAGAACTTGCCCACATTCCCACAGTTCAGCTCGGTCTACCGCCGCGAGTCAAAGGTTATCCAGCACCGGTTCTGAACTATCGAGAAGCGCGGCATCGGCGAGTGCAGCAACTAGAAGTACAACGATCTCACTTCCGCCAAAGTTCAGACTTCTTGCCGCATCTTACTCGAATGCCTGAATCCGTCTTACCTTTTGGATACGATCGTTTTGAGAGCGAGATTCAATGGGCGCAATTGCCCTCTCCTGATTTATTTCCGGCTGCACTGGATCTCGACAACTTGGACTTAGAGCGATCGTCTTGGCTACGGAGTTGGCTCGTCGCCCACGTAGAAATTAAACCTCACAAAACCACAACCCGCCGCAAACCTTCTACAATTGACTCGAACATCATCCAACTCGCTCTCTTTGATTGACGCAAAAAATTCCCTTCCGGCTCCGAGTACGATAGAATGCCCTTCGTGAATTGCGAAGTGTTCATCGTGCAATCATCTCCCCAGCTAGAAAAAAAATCTCGTCGTCTCCTGATTGCTGCAAGCGGCACAGGAGGGCACGTCTTTCCCGCGATCGCTGTTGCAGAACAACTCCCCGACTTTGAAATTGAATGGCTTGGTGTCCCTGATCGCTTAGAATCGCAGCTTGTGGGCGATCGCTATCCAATTCATCGCATCTCAGTTGCAGGATTCCAACAAAAACTAGGGCTAGGAACAGTCAAGATTTTATTCCGCCTAATCAAGTCAATCTGGAACGTGCGACAAATTCTGCAAAAAGGTCGCTTTGACGGGGTATTCACAACAGGCGGATATATTTCTGCACCTGCAATCATTGCAGCGCGATCGCTGGGTCTTCCCGTAATTCTGCATGAGTCGAACGCTTTACCCGGAAAAGTGACGCGATTCTTTGCGCCGTGGTGTACGACAGTTGCGATCGGCTTCAAGCTTGCCGCCAAATCATTACCAAAAGCAAAAACTGTCGTCGTCGGAACTCCTGTACGATCGCAGTTCAGAGCCGCCCTTTCACATCAGGACAAGCTAGATTTACCGATCCCGAATGATGTTCCCCTGATTGTTGTAGTTGGTGGAAGTCAGGGTGCAGTGGCAATGAACCAACTGGTCAGAAAAGC includes these proteins:
- the murG gene encoding undecaprenyldiphospho-muramoylpentapeptide beta-N-acetylglucosaminyltransferase, with translation MPFVNCEVFIVQSSPQLEKKSRRLLIAASGTGGHVFPAIAVAEQLPDFEIEWLGVPDRLESQLVGDRYPIHRISVAGFQQKLGLGTVKILFRLIKSIWNVRQILQKGRFDGVFTTGGYISAPAIIAARSLGLPVILHESNALPGKVTRFFAPWCTTVAIGFKLAAKSLPKAKTVVVGTPVRSQFRAALSHQDKLDLPIPNDVPLIVVVGGSQGAVAMNQLVRKAAPAWFDKGAWIVHLTGENDPDAKSLQHSQYLALPFYQNMAALLMRSNLAISRAGAGTVTELTVTGTPAILIPFPFAAEDHQAFNAKVMVDAGAAEMFRQSELSVEQLQRSILALLQNRDQLEKMSIAAKSIAVIDSAEQTARLVTQLIC